A single window of Crassostrea angulata isolate pt1a10 chromosome 8, ASM2561291v2, whole genome shotgun sequence DNA harbors:
- the LOC128158430 gene encoding uncharacterized protein LOC128158430 isoform X1, with product MAYGHNSKPTSLLTKDNKAQLSSWIGKKCQFELLYKISRDGCCSSTFHDICDGEGPTVTILYNTDTTVYGGFLSQSWTSSGNYIDDPNAFLFILSHQSVQSPRKFPLTDHTKAAFAHNLFGPTFGEVSGRDMIRLPQNRGQNYLFSGLQMWKGNIDNSLMQPYLISFQNTVYASNPRCSPGYGSPHANNSNQVFNLNGEVNFGVNSDGQYMNMNNINYMLVSDLEVYSVKAVVIQQASNLRQLNTTHEVSKQWREPPQWSEQSFQQLKDFVSRYKPLPDMKISEVNILLVGQINAGKSSFFNTLNSIFRGEISARACAGSSQHSLTTDLRKYRIRNRATSGYLNFRLCDTRGLEEEMSMHLQDMALLLDGHLSDQYKFNPMAHATQRDLGVVLNPTFQDKIHCVAFVVDGSSIDVIKGNVSQKLMHFRSLMIERGIPHVVFLTKLDKVCPMVDEDVRKIYQSQACKKAIETAADVIGIPRGHVFPVKNYEQETQLQRNVSIVALTAMRQTLVFADDYLEDQYELQSDQ from the exons ATGGCGTATGGACACAATTCGAA acCAACTTCACTCCTTACCAAAGACAACAAAGCACAATTATCGTCATGGATTGGTAAAAAATGCCAATTTGAGTTGCTGTACAAAATAAGCAGGGATGGCTGTTGCTCAAGTACGTTTCATGATATCTGTGACGGAGAAGGCCCCACAGTTACCATACTATACAACACAGACACCACTGTTTACGGAGGATTCCTGTCTCAGAGTTGGACGTCATCTGGAAACTACATCGATGACCCAAACGCTTTCTTATTCATTCTATCTCACCAAAGCGTCCAAAGTCCTCGAAAGTTTCCTCTGACCGATCATACAAAGGCTGCATTTGCTCACAATCTATTTGGACCAACTTTTGGAGAAGTTAGTGGGAGAGATATGATACGTCTGCCACAGAATCGCGGTCAAAATTATCTTTTCAGTGGTCTTCAAATGTGGAAAGGAA ATATTGACAACAGTTTAATGCAACCATATCTGATAAGTTTCCAAAATACAGTATATGCTTCGAATCCACGATGTTCTCCAGGCTATGGGTCACCGCATGCAAACAACAGCAATCAAGTCTTCAATCTTAATGGGGAAGTCAATTTTGGTGTAAACTCTGATGGACAATACATGAATATGAACAATATCAACTATATGCTTGTGTCCGATTTAGAAGTTTATTCAGTGAAAG CTGTGGTCATTCAACAGGCATCAAATTTAAGACAACTTAATACAACACACGAAGTATCCAAACAATGGCGGGAACCACCTCAGTGGAGTGAGCAG AGTTTTCAACAATTGAAAGACTTTGTCTCCAGGTACAAGCCATTACCTGACATGAAGATCTCGGAGGTCAATATTTTACTGGTAGGACAGATCAACGCTGGAAAGTCTAGTTTTTTCAACACTTTGAACTCCATTTTTCGTGGGGAAATATCTGCACGCGCATGCGCCGGAAGTTCGCAGCACAGTCTTACTACAGAT CTTCGGAAATATAGAATACGTAACCGGGCAACCAGTGGTTATCTGAATTTCCGGCTTTGTGACACCCGTGGATTAGAGGAAGAAATGTCCATGCATCTGCAGGACATGGCGCTTCTTCTGGATGGACATTTATCAGACCAGTATAAG TTTAACCCAATGGCACATGCCACCCAAAGAGATCTGGGTGTTGTCCTTAACCCAACGTTTCAGGATAAGATTCATTGTGTGGCTTTTGTGGTGGATGGAAGTTCCATTGACGTCATTAAAGGAAACGTTTCCCAAAAATTGATGCATTTTCGTTCTTTGATGATTGAAAGAG GAATTCCACACGTTGTTTTCCTGACAAAATTAGACAAGGTTTGTCCTATGGTTGACGAAGATGTTCGAAAAATCTATCAAAGTCAAGCCTGTAAAAAAGCCATAGAAACAGCAGCTGACGTCATAGGAATTCCTCGAGGTCACGTGTTTCCGGTCAAAAATTACGAACAAGAAACTCAATTACAAAGAAATGTCAGTATTGTTGCTCTGACAGCAATGAGACAGACGCTGGTGTTTGCTGATGACTACCTAGAAGATCAGTACGAGCTTCAGTCTGACCAATAG
- the LOC128158430 gene encoding interferon-induced protein 44-like isoform X2 yields the protein MAYGHNSKPTSLLTKDNKAQLSSWIGKKCQFELLYKISRDGCCSSTFHDICDGEGPTVTILYNTDTTVYGGFLSQSWTSSGNYIDDPNAFLFILSHQSVQSPRKFPLTDHTKAAFAHNLFGPTFGEVSGRDMIRLPQNRGQNYLFSGLQMWKGSYGSPHANNSNQVFNLNGEVNFGVNSDGQYMNMNNINYMLVSDLEVYSVKAVVIQQASNLRQLNTTHEVSKQWREPPQWSEQSFQQLKDFVSRYKPLPDMKISEVNILLVGQINAGKSSFFNTLNSIFRGEISARACAGSSQHSLTTDLRKYRIRNRATSGYLNFRLCDTRGLEEEMSMHLQDMALLLDGHLSDQYKFNPMAHATQRDLGVVLNPTFQDKIHCVAFVVDGSSIDVIKGNVSQKLMHFRSLMIERGIPHVVFLTKLDKVCPMVDEDVRKIYQSQACKKAIETAADVIGIPRGHVFPVKNYEQETQLQRNVSIVALTAMRQTLVFADDYLEDQYELQSDQ from the exons ATGGCGTATGGACACAATTCGAA acCAACTTCACTCCTTACCAAAGACAACAAAGCACAATTATCGTCATGGATTGGTAAAAAATGCCAATTTGAGTTGCTGTACAAAATAAGCAGGGATGGCTGTTGCTCAAGTACGTTTCATGATATCTGTGACGGAGAAGGCCCCACAGTTACCATACTATACAACACAGACACCACTGTTTACGGAGGATTCCTGTCTCAGAGTTGGACGTCATCTGGAAACTACATCGATGACCCAAACGCTTTCTTATTCATTCTATCTCACCAAAGCGTCCAAAGTCCTCGAAAGTTTCCTCTGACCGATCATACAAAGGCTGCATTTGCTCACAATCTATTTGGACCAACTTTTGGAGAAGTTAGTGGGAGAGATATGATACGTCTGCCACAGAATCGCGGTCAAAATTATCTTTTCAGTGGTCTTCAAATGTGGAAAGGAA GCTATGGGTCACCGCATGCAAACAACAGCAATCAAGTCTTCAATCTTAATGGGGAAGTCAATTTTGGTGTAAACTCTGATGGACAATACATGAATATGAACAATATCAACTATATGCTTGTGTCCGATTTAGAAGTTTATTCAGTGAAAG CTGTGGTCATTCAACAGGCATCAAATTTAAGACAACTTAATACAACACACGAAGTATCCAAACAATGGCGGGAACCACCTCAGTGGAGTGAGCAG AGTTTTCAACAATTGAAAGACTTTGTCTCCAGGTACAAGCCATTACCTGACATGAAGATCTCGGAGGTCAATATTTTACTGGTAGGACAGATCAACGCTGGAAAGTCTAGTTTTTTCAACACTTTGAACTCCATTTTTCGTGGGGAAATATCTGCACGCGCATGCGCCGGAAGTTCGCAGCACAGTCTTACTACAGAT CTTCGGAAATATAGAATACGTAACCGGGCAACCAGTGGTTATCTGAATTTCCGGCTTTGTGACACCCGTGGATTAGAGGAAGAAATGTCCATGCATCTGCAGGACATGGCGCTTCTTCTGGATGGACATTTATCAGACCAGTATAAG TTTAACCCAATGGCACATGCCACCCAAAGAGATCTGGGTGTTGTCCTTAACCCAACGTTTCAGGATAAGATTCATTGTGTGGCTTTTGTGGTGGATGGAAGTTCCATTGACGTCATTAAAGGAAACGTTTCCCAAAAATTGATGCATTTTCGTTCTTTGATGATTGAAAGAG GAATTCCACACGTTGTTTTCCTGACAAAATTAGACAAGGTTTGTCCTATGGTTGACGAAGATGTTCGAAAAATCTATCAAAGTCAAGCCTGTAAAAAAGCCATAGAAACAGCAGCTGACGTCATAGGAATTCCTCGAGGTCACGTGTTTCCGGTCAAAAATTACGAACAAGAAACTCAATTACAAAGAAATGTCAGTATTGTTGCTCTGACAGCAATGAGACAGACGCTGGTGTTTGCTGATGACTACCTAGAAGATCAGTACGAGCTTCAGTCTGACCAATAG
- the LOC128159106 gene encoding interferon-induced protein 44-like has translation MKFVVIKTKVGLLEKFAELQRTDNIFETDRDKLQLSSWFGKECHFKLLYKISRDGGSPQTFHNLCDNKGPTVTIFYNTDNNVYGGYLSDSWRNGPAEPWREPPVWKSKTLDSLKEFIRSFQPKEELNVPEVNILLVGQVGAGKSSVVNTINSVWKGEISSRSWAGSSEHSLTTSFTKFRISDPSTGTYLKFRLCDMRGLEETMDVKSEDIAFLLDGNLPNKYKFNPAARATKDTPGFIKEPTMKDMIHTVVFVIDGSNVEVMPDGIIKKLKDIKEMLIERDVPLLVLVTKIDKVCSDVDKDVEEVFFSNAVKKTVDKVSDIIAIPRSHVLPVKNYEKERTLQNNICILAMEALKQALLFCQDFLENQS, from the exons ATGA AGTTTGTTGTGATTAAAACGAAAGTAGGTCTTCTCGAAAAATTCGCAGAATTACAAAGAACTGACAACATATTTGAAACAG ATCGAGATAAACTCCAGTTGTCATCATGGTTTGGAAAAGAATGCCATTTCAAACTTCTGTACAAAATTAGCAGAGACGGTGGATCACCTCAGACATTCCACAATCTGTGTGACAACAAAGGACCCACTGTGACCATCTTCTACAACACGGATAACAATGTGTACGGGGGATATCTGTCAGACAGCTGGAGAA ATGGTCCTGCAGAGCCCTGGCGAGAACCACCGGTCTGGAAATCAAAG ACGCTTGACAGTCTGAAAGAGTTCATCAGGTCCTTTCAACCTAAAGAAGAGTTGAATGTTCCGGAAGTAAACATTCTCCTCGTCGGTCAGGTCGGTGCAGGGAAATCCAGTGTCGTCAACACGATCAACTCCGTGTGGAAAGGGGAGATCTCTTCCAGATCCTGGGCTGGAAGTTCCGAGCACAGTCTAACAACGAGT TTTACTAAGTTTCGGATATCCGACCCTTCTACTGGAACATATTTAAAATTCCGGCTATGTGATATGAGAGGTTTGGAAGAGACCATGGATGTAAAATCCGAGGATATAGCATTTCTACTGGACGGAAATCTTCCTAACAAATACAAG TTTAATCCTGCGGCTCGTGCCACCAAGGACACCCCTGGATTTATAAAAGAACCCACGATGAAAGACATGATACACACTGTAGTATTTGTGATTGACGGCAGCAATGTTGAGGTGATGCCAGACGGGATCATTAAGAAGCTAAAGGATATAAAGGAGATGCTGATCGAGAGAG ATGTTCCTCTTTTGGTGCTTGTTACGAAGATTGACAAGGTTTGTAGTGATGTCGACAAAGATGTCGAAGAAGTTTTCTTTAGCAACGCCGTAAAGAAAACTGTTGATAAAGTGTCGGATATTATTGCTATCCCACGATCCCACGTACTTCCGGTAAAGAATTACGAAAAAGAGAGGACTCTGCAGAACAACATATGTATACTCGCCATGGAAGCTTTAAAACAGGCTCTTCTGTTTTGTCAAGATTTTCTGGAAAACCaatcttaa